In Felis catus isolate Fca126 chromosome E1, F.catus_Fca126_mat1.0, whole genome shotgun sequence, the following proteins share a genomic window:
- the LOC105260088 gene encoding lysozyme-like protein 6, translating into MMRTLLMSLVSCLVAINEAKLINRCDLARVLHKEDLDGFEGYSLSDWLCLAFVESNFNLSKVNENADGSFDYGIFQINSHYWCNDYKSHSENICHEDCKGLAGVSGWERTAEPRSSLNHQLCEKDGVWSRGNEELEHHAEETLTAIRDDPLWRESR; encoded by the exons ATGATGAGGACGCTACTGATGTCCTTGGTCAGCTGCCTCGTTGCCATAAATGAGGCCAAGCTCATCAATCGCTGTGACTTGGCCAGAGTGCTGCACAAGGAGGATCTGGATGGGTTTGAGGGCTACTCCCTGAGTGACT GGCTGTGCCTGGCTTTTGTGGAGAGCAACTTCAACCTGTCAAAGGTAAATGAAAATGCAGACGGCAGCTTCGACTATGGCATCTTCCAGATCAACAGCCACTACTGGTGCAATGATTACAAGAGTCACTCGGAAAACATTTGCCACGAGGACTGCAAAGGTCTGGCCGGGGTCTCAGGGTGGGAGAG AACTGCTGAGCCCCGATCTTCTCTCAACCATCAACTGTGTGAAAAAGATGGTGTCTGGAGCAGGGGGAATGAAGAACTG GAACACCATGCAGAAGAGACGCTGACGGCTATTAGGGATGACCCTCTCTGGAGGGAGAGTCGATAG